A single Oryctolagus cuniculus chromosome 16, mOryCun1.1, whole genome shotgun sequence DNA region contains:
- the NR2C2AP gene encoding nuclear receptor 2C2-associated protein isoform X2: protein MTQSLVCAETVSRVSSVLHRNTRQFGKKHLFDQDEETCWNSDQLQIQFQGGFSSRRGRLEGSQGAEALSKIVDFYPEDNNSLQSFVVPATEADRLKVTFEEATDFFGRVVIYHLRVLGEKAA, encoded by the exons ATGACCCAGTCCCTGGTCTGTGCGGAGACGGTGAGCAG ggTGAGTTCGGTGCTGCATCGCAACACCCGGCAGTTTGGGAAGAAACACCTGTTCGACCAGGACGAGGAGACCTGCTGGAACTCCGACCAG CTGCAGATCCAGTTCCAGGGGGGCTTCTCGAGTCGCCGGGGCCGCCTGGAAG GGTCCCAGGGGGCCGAGGCTCTGAGCAAGATTGTGGACTTTTACCCCGAGGACAACAACTCGCTCCAGA GCTTCGTGGTGCCGGCCACCGAGGCGGACCGGCTGAAGGTGACCTTTGAGGAGGCCACAGACTTTTTTGGCCGTGTGGTCATCTACCACCTGCGGGTGCTGGGGGAGAAGGCGGCGTGA
- the NR2C2AP gene encoding nuclear receptor 2C2-associated protein isoform X1, translated as MTQSLVCAETVSRVSSVLHRNTRQFGKKHLFDQDEETCWNSDQGPSQWVVLEFPQRVRVSQLQIQFQGGFSSRRGRLEGSQGAEALSKIVDFYPEDNNSLQSFVVPATEADRLKVTFEEATDFFGRVVIYHLRVLGEKAA; from the exons ATGACCCAGTCCCTGGTCTGTGCGGAGACGGTGAGCAG ggTGAGTTCGGTGCTGCATCGCAACACCCGGCAGTTTGGGAAGAAACACCTGTTCGACCAGGACGAGGAGACCTGCTGGAACTCCGACCAG ggcccctcccagtGGGTGGTGCTGGAGTTCCCACAGCGCGTGCGCGTCTCCCAGCTGCAGATCCAGTTCCAGGGGGGCTTCTCGAGTCGCCGGGGCCGCCTGGAAG GGTCCCAGGGGGCCGAGGCTCTGAGCAAGATTGTGGACTTTTACCCCGAGGACAACAACTCGCTCCAGA GCTTCGTGGTGCCGGCCACCGAGGCGGACCGGCTGAAGGTGACCTTTGAGGAGGCCACAGACTTTTTTGGCCGTGTGGTCATCTACCACCTGCGGGTGCTGGGGGAGAAGGCGGCGTGA
- the NR2C2AP gene encoding nuclear receptor 2C2-associated protein isoform X3 yields MTQSLVCAETVSRVSSVLHRNTRQFGKKHLFDQDEETCWNSDQLQIQFQGGFSSRRGRLEGSQGAEALSKIVDFYPEDNNSLQISVRLKAGPRPQARRTCDLEPEALQALTRSF; encoded by the exons ATGACCCAGTCCCTGGTCTGTGCGGAGACGGTGAGCAG ggTGAGTTCGGTGCTGCATCGCAACACCCGGCAGTTTGGGAAGAAACACCTGTTCGACCAGGACGAGGAGACCTGCTGGAACTCCGACCAG CTGCAGATCCAGTTCCAGGGGGGCTTCTCGAGTCGCCGGGGCCGCCTGGAAG GGTCCCAGGGGGCCGAGGCTCTGAGCAAGATTGTGGACTTTTACCCCGAGGACAACAACTCGCTCCAGATATCCGTGCGCTTGAaagccgggccccgcccccaggcccggAGGACGTGTGACCTCGAACCAGAAGCGCTCCAAGCTTTAACACGGAGCTTCtga